One genomic window of Cydia pomonella isolate Wapato2018A chromosome 6, ilCydPomo1, whole genome shotgun sequence includes the following:
- the LOC133518837 gene encoding uncharacterized protein LOC133518837 isoform X2 → MDILHRQLQAKGAETFYKHSHSELSHKAASDWLKSPSTVHQSVKESGDTSRLANKFERKLDTLVSISTPAQLQDTMQDVVIEASHGLAEFFVAESYKALVKDGLIYEMQKHGNNTLIDKRDITETNFFAAQRLKKMKGSIPAAPNVEPSRTVAHLSRRLEETIRCRAMPRKLIGTMKEHIRNTAYYLSDIVATPDPNIEAYVALLKEMDTQGSALLVEGAIPKTYKDSAAYLRLLTSCDDQINLSNSGLESSTSSNLTRIMNNVPERGYTKSDLDGVIRAQTKLLVSYIMLQEKRTALLKQVVDRLASAPEGLLLRHGTIRQSNGDGARILSGKNTDQLTVTGADPVVERKVQIKIVTLMEGLVPDNQKELMDGVIADATRYLAVHLLQPHVIQVCKCMKSVFVQCELWCDEIFRRMSRPCCTCSRQLVMDALSDLAPGERLQSTQGDRAYAPGIDITVRPCSRTCTRGSPCPAPAPTEGCQTSYMLYSTKYNRQRQYLDSPTKLARSSVYDTTIQPSSTISHLSLAGSNQYSSSRSSGEHTISESIQPSSSCFLPQSIQNKNSNSEFMSNSLSYHTPSPSTDKSGACALEGTRSPPGFGWRAPISLCMQTSPSISRPISETRYTGRTSPDSYVSGIPVISTDQMGDWHAMMVSLTWNVQAWRKWIQETVDRALSYQHSSHSHLTDKSAESWNAFRRKIATEALQWRQYNIFSRQLILRLALRYQDKKVKETDSLRPPSPTTDSQEHDLRWNYFKSKVEECAEDWKNYNTQIIKLNWENQFMGLIPEWISLWKAGGPVWVVSACGAVPSGAVAAGAAGEATWVARTTHRGRVLPAALRPSKHCCVLYAQGSVHHYTKYQVREPCGSHHPPRPRAARRPAALQALLRPVRAGLRAPLHQVPGT, encoded by the exons ATGGATATTCTGCACAGGCAACTACAGGCCAAGGGCGCCGAGACGTTCTACAAACATTCTCACTCCGAACTCTCGCACAAGGCCGCCTCGGATTG GTTGAAGAGTCCATCCACAGTGCACCAATCTGTGAAGGAATCTGGTGATACGTCGCGTTTGGCCAACAAGTTTGAGCGGAAGCTGGACACGCTTGTCAGTATCAGTACTCCGGCTCAGCTGCAAGATACCATGCAAG ATGTTGTTATTGAAGCTTCACATGGTCTTGCCGAATTCTTTGTTGCCGAGA GTTACAAGGCACTTGTGAAGGATGGACTTATATATGAAATGCAAAAACATGGGAACAATACATTGATTGACAAAAGAGACATAACTGAGACTAATTTCTTTGCTGCACAAag GTTAAAGAAAATGAAAGGTTCAATACCAGCAGCGCCAAATGTGGAGCCATCTCGTACTGTTGCTCATCTGTCTAGAAGATTGGAGGAAACAATCCGATGTCGCGCAATGCCTCGCAAATTAATAGGCACTATGAAAG AACACATCCGAAATACTGCTTACTATTTGTCCGACATTGTGGCTACACCAG ACCCGAACATTGAGGCCTACGTGGCGCTCCTGAAAGAGATGGACACGCAGGGAAGCGCGCTGCTCGTTGAGGGAGCCATCCCCAAAACGTACAAAGATTCCGCAGCATA CCTTCGATTATTGACATCGTGTGACGATCAGATCAACCTCTCTAACTCTGGTTTGGAAAGCAGTACCTCTAGCAACCTGACTAGAATAATGAATAACGTGCCCGAAAGAGGATACACTAAATCCGATTTAGACG gtgTCATACGTGCACAAACGAAATTATTGGTGTCGTACATCATGCttcaag AAAAAAGGACGGCTCTGCTAAAGCAAGTTGTAGACCGGCTTGCCTCTGCTCCTGAGGGTCTGCTGCTGCGGCACGGTACCATTCGCCAGTCCAACGGAGACGGAGCTCGCAT ATTATCCGGAAAGAATACCGATCAGCTAACGGTGACTGGTGCAGATCCCGTAGTGGAGCGTAAAGTTCAAATCAAGATTGTTACTTTGATGGAAGGATTAGTACCCGATAACCAAAAAGAACTCATGGATG gTGTAATTGCTGACGCTACTCGATATCTTGCTGTTCATCTCTTACAACCAC ATGTGATTCAAGTGTGCAAGTGCATGAAGAGCGTGTTCGTGCAATGCGAGCTGTGGTGCGACGAGATCTTCAGGCGCATGTCGCGCCCGTGCTGTACATGCTCGCGGCAGCTGGTG ATGGATGCGTTGTCAGATCTAGCGCCCGGCGAGCGGCTCCAATCGACTCAGGGAGATCGCGCCTACGCGCCTGGTATCGATATCACCGTCAG GCCGTGTTCACGGACCTGCACTCGCGGGTCGCCCTGCCCCGCGCCCGCCCCCACCGAGGGCTGCCAGACCTCCTACATGCTCTACTCCACCAAATACAACCGCCAGCGCCAGTATCTCGACTCGCCGACCAAACTCGCACGCTCGTCCGTCTACGACACCACCATCCAGCCTTCTTCCACCATCAGCCACTTGTCCCTCGCAGGGTCAAATCAATATTCTTCATCTCGATCTTCTGGAGAACATACTATATCTGAATCTATACAACCCTCAAGCTCATGCTTTTTACCCCAATCGATTCAAAACAAAAATTCGAACTCTGAGTTCATGTCTAATTCCTTATCTTACCATACACCGTCACCGTCTACTGACAAATCTGGTGCTTGTGCCTTGGAAGGGACCAGGTCACCACCGGGCTTTGGTTGGAGAGCACCTATTTCGTTATGTATGCAAACTAGTCCATCAATTTCACGACCAATCTCAGAGACGCGATATACTGGCAGGACAAGTCCGGATTCATATG TTTCAGGCATACCGGTGATCTCAACCGACCAAATGGGCGACTGGCACGCCATGATGGTGAGCCTGACGTGGAATGTGCAAGCCTGGCGCAAGTGGATACAAGAGACCGTAGACCGCGCGCTGTCTTATCAGCACAGCAGTCACAGTCATTTGACAG ATAAATCTGCAGAATCATGGAATGCTTTTCGGAGAAAAATAGCAACGGAGGCCCTACAATGGCGCCAGTACAATATTTTCAGTCGCCAGTTGATTCTACGACTCGCTCTCCGGTACCAGGATAAAAAG GTAAAGGAGACCGATTCATTACGACCGCCGTCACCTACTACGGACTCTCAGGAACATGATTT GCGATGGAattatttcaaaagtaaagtgGAGGAATGTGCAGAAGATTGGAAAAACTACAATacgcaaataattaaattaaattgggaAAACCAATTCATGGGACTCATTCCAG AATGGATATCACTGTGGAAAGCAGGCGGGCCAGTGTGGGTGGTGAGCGCGTGTGGCGCGGTGCCGAGCGGCGCGGTGGCGGCCGGCGCGGCGGGCGAGGCCACCTGGGTCGCGCGCACCACCCACCGCGGCCGCGTGCTGCCCGCCGCCCTGCGGCCCTCCAAGCACTGCTGCGTCCTGTACGCGCAGGGCTCCGTGCACCACTACACCAAGTACCAGGTACGTGAGCCATGCGGGTCACACCACCCACCGCGGCCGCGTGCTGCCCGCCGCCCTGCGGCCCTCCAAGCACTGCTGCGTCCTGTACGCGCAGGGCTCCGTGCACCACTACACCAAGTACCAGGTACGTGA
- the LOC133518837 gene encoding uncharacterized protein LOC133518837 isoform X1, translating to MDILHRQLQAKGAETFYKHSHSELSHKAASDWLKSPSTVHQSVKESGDTSRLANKFERKLDTLVSISTPAQLQDTMQDVVIEASHGLAEFFVAESYKALVKDGLIYEMQKHGNNTLIDKRDITETNFFAAQRLKKMKGSIPAAPNVEPSRTVAHLSRRLEETIRCRAMPRKLIGTMKEHIRNTAYYLSDIVATPDPNIEAYVALLKEMDTQGSALLVEGAIPKTYKDSAAYLRLLTSCDDQINLSNSGLESSTSSNLTRIMNNVPERGYTKSDLDGVIRAQTKLLVSYIMLQEKRTALLKQVVDRLASAPEGLLLRHGTIRQSNGDGARILSGKNTDQLTVTGADPVVERKVQIKIVTLMEGLVPDNQKELMDGVIADATRYLAVHLLQPHVIQVCKCMKSVFVQCELWCDEIFRRMSRPCCTCSRQLVMDALSDLAPGERLQSTQGDRAYAPGIDITVRPCSRTCTRGSPCPAPAPTEGCQTSYMLYSTKYNRQRQYLDSPTKLARSSVYDTTIQPSSTISHLSLAGSNQYSSSRSSGEHTISESIQPSSSCFLPQSIQNKNSNSEFMSNSLSYHTPSPSTDKSGACALEGTRSPPGFGWRAPISLCMQTSPSISRPISETRYTGRTSPDSYVSGIPVISTDQMGDWHAMMVSLTWNVQAWRKWIQETVDRALSYQHSSHSHLTDKSAESWNAFRRKIATEALQWRQYNIFSRQLILRLALRYQDKKIVSPTRGSVKNKIYMDCQNEMLQVIDMFNKWTHFISVIVKETDSLRPPSPTTDSQEHDLRWNYFKSKVEECAEDWKNYNTQIIKLNWENQFMGLIPEWISLWKAGGPVWVVSACGAVPSGAVAAGAAGEATWVARTTHRGRVLPAALRPSKHCCVLYAQGSVHHYTKYQVREPCGSHHPPRPRAARRPAALQALLRPVRAGLRAPLHQVPGT from the exons ATGGATATTCTGCACAGGCAACTACAGGCCAAGGGCGCCGAGACGTTCTACAAACATTCTCACTCCGAACTCTCGCACAAGGCCGCCTCGGATTG GTTGAAGAGTCCATCCACAGTGCACCAATCTGTGAAGGAATCTGGTGATACGTCGCGTTTGGCCAACAAGTTTGAGCGGAAGCTGGACACGCTTGTCAGTATCAGTACTCCGGCTCAGCTGCAAGATACCATGCAAG ATGTTGTTATTGAAGCTTCACATGGTCTTGCCGAATTCTTTGTTGCCGAGA GTTACAAGGCACTTGTGAAGGATGGACTTATATATGAAATGCAAAAACATGGGAACAATACATTGATTGACAAAAGAGACATAACTGAGACTAATTTCTTTGCTGCACAAag GTTAAAGAAAATGAAAGGTTCAATACCAGCAGCGCCAAATGTGGAGCCATCTCGTACTGTTGCTCATCTGTCTAGAAGATTGGAGGAAACAATCCGATGTCGCGCAATGCCTCGCAAATTAATAGGCACTATGAAAG AACACATCCGAAATACTGCTTACTATTTGTCCGACATTGTGGCTACACCAG ACCCGAACATTGAGGCCTACGTGGCGCTCCTGAAAGAGATGGACACGCAGGGAAGCGCGCTGCTCGTTGAGGGAGCCATCCCCAAAACGTACAAAGATTCCGCAGCATA CCTTCGATTATTGACATCGTGTGACGATCAGATCAACCTCTCTAACTCTGGTTTGGAAAGCAGTACCTCTAGCAACCTGACTAGAATAATGAATAACGTGCCCGAAAGAGGATACACTAAATCCGATTTAGACG gtgTCATACGTGCACAAACGAAATTATTGGTGTCGTACATCATGCttcaag AAAAAAGGACGGCTCTGCTAAAGCAAGTTGTAGACCGGCTTGCCTCTGCTCCTGAGGGTCTGCTGCTGCGGCACGGTACCATTCGCCAGTCCAACGGAGACGGAGCTCGCAT ATTATCCGGAAAGAATACCGATCAGCTAACGGTGACTGGTGCAGATCCCGTAGTGGAGCGTAAAGTTCAAATCAAGATTGTTACTTTGATGGAAGGATTAGTACCCGATAACCAAAAAGAACTCATGGATG gTGTAATTGCTGACGCTACTCGATATCTTGCTGTTCATCTCTTACAACCAC ATGTGATTCAAGTGTGCAAGTGCATGAAGAGCGTGTTCGTGCAATGCGAGCTGTGGTGCGACGAGATCTTCAGGCGCATGTCGCGCCCGTGCTGTACATGCTCGCGGCAGCTGGTG ATGGATGCGTTGTCAGATCTAGCGCCCGGCGAGCGGCTCCAATCGACTCAGGGAGATCGCGCCTACGCGCCTGGTATCGATATCACCGTCAG GCCGTGTTCACGGACCTGCACTCGCGGGTCGCCCTGCCCCGCGCCCGCCCCCACCGAGGGCTGCCAGACCTCCTACATGCTCTACTCCACCAAATACAACCGCCAGCGCCAGTATCTCGACTCGCCGACCAAACTCGCACGCTCGTCCGTCTACGACACCACCATCCAGCCTTCTTCCACCATCAGCCACTTGTCCCTCGCAGGGTCAAATCAATATTCTTCATCTCGATCTTCTGGAGAACATACTATATCTGAATCTATACAACCCTCAAGCTCATGCTTTTTACCCCAATCGATTCAAAACAAAAATTCGAACTCTGAGTTCATGTCTAATTCCTTATCTTACCATACACCGTCACCGTCTACTGACAAATCTGGTGCTTGTGCCTTGGAAGGGACCAGGTCACCACCGGGCTTTGGTTGGAGAGCACCTATTTCGTTATGTATGCAAACTAGTCCATCAATTTCACGACCAATCTCAGAGACGCGATATACTGGCAGGACAAGTCCGGATTCATATG TTTCAGGCATACCGGTGATCTCAACCGACCAAATGGGCGACTGGCACGCCATGATGGTGAGCCTGACGTGGAATGTGCAAGCCTGGCGCAAGTGGATACAAGAGACCGTAGACCGCGCGCTGTCTTATCAGCACAGCAGTCACAGTCATTTGACAG ATAAATCTGCAGAATCATGGAATGCTTTTCGGAGAAAAATAGCAACGGAGGCCCTACAATGGCGCCAGTACAATATTTTCAGTCGCCAGTTGATTCTACGACTCGCTCTCCGGTACCAGGATAAAAAG ATCGTCTCCCCGACCAGAGGGTCTGTTAAGAATAAAATTTACATGGACTGTCAAAACGAAATGTTGCAAGTTATCGATATGTTCAACAAATGGACCCACTTTATATCTGTCATA GTAAAGGAGACCGATTCATTACGACCGCCGTCACCTACTACGGACTCTCAGGAACATGATTT GCGATGGAattatttcaaaagtaaagtgGAGGAATGTGCAGAAGATTGGAAAAACTACAATacgcaaataattaaattaaattgggaAAACCAATTCATGGGACTCATTCCAG AATGGATATCACTGTGGAAAGCAGGCGGGCCAGTGTGGGTGGTGAGCGCGTGTGGCGCGGTGCCGAGCGGCGCGGTGGCGGCCGGCGCGGCGGGCGAGGCCACCTGGGTCGCGCGCACCACCCACCGCGGCCGCGTGCTGCCCGCCGCCCTGCGGCCCTCCAAGCACTGCTGCGTCCTGTACGCGCAGGGCTCCGTGCACCACTACACCAAGTACCAGGTACGTGAGCCATGCGGGTCACACCACCCACCGCGGCCGCGTGCTGCCCGCCGCCCTGCGGCCCTCCAAGCACTGCTGCGTCCTGTACGCGCAGGGCTCCGTGCACCACTACACCAAGTACCAGGTACGTGA